One part of the Falsibacillus pallidus genome encodes these proteins:
- a CDS encoding polysaccharide biosynthesis protein produces the protein MTYHKRLSLLIVLDSIIVLSAIYLSYLTLHPYLVVLQYPKLILSSIALLVSHHLFASLYRLYNKAWEYASVSELTAIVKAVTYSIITTAIIQFLYNGDIYFRALMITWMLHIIFIGGSRFSWRVYRDRYIHTNRIKKRTLIIGAGAGGHMAVRQLNKNADTDLMPVAYIDDDPKKFRLQYFGIPVVGDSTTIKQAVESYKIDNIIIAIPSLSKQDLKRIFDECAKTAAKTQIMPMIEDIISGKVSVNQFRDVQVEDLLGREPVKLDIESISEYVTGKTILVTGAGGSIGSEICRQISRFNPKKLLLLGHGENSIYGIDMELRGLKLEEIEIIPVIADVQDRDRIFEIVERHRPDVVYHAAAHKHVPLMEYNPKEAVKNNVIGTRNVAEAADTFGVETFVLVSSDKAVNPTNVMGSTKRIAEMVIQNLDKHSSTKYVAVRFGNVLGSRGSVIPLFKKQIQTGGPVTVTHPDMTRYFMTIPEASRLVLQAGALARGGEVFVLDMGEPVKIVDLAKNLIQLSGYTIEEIGIKFAGIRPGEKMFEELLGENEVHQKPVFPKIFIGKTVEFNYSTVNHLIDSFLEMEPERLKEIVLGMANKKEIDLLNHV, from the coding sequence TTGACGTATCACAAAAGGCTGAGTTTGTTAATTGTATTAGATTCAATCATTGTTTTGTCGGCTATCTACTTAAGCTACCTCACACTGCATCCGTATTTGGTGGTCCTTCAGTATCCGAAACTCATATTGAGTTCCATTGCATTATTAGTCAGCCATCATTTGTTTGCCTCTCTTTACCGCTTGTATAACAAGGCATGGGAATATGCAAGCGTCAGTGAATTGACAGCGATTGTCAAAGCAGTCACCTATTCGATCATCACAACAGCCATCATCCAATTCCTTTATAACGGAGACATTTATTTCCGTGCTTTGATGATCACGTGGATGCTACATATTATTTTCATTGGTGGTTCACGCTTCTCGTGGCGAGTTTACCGTGATCGATACATACATACGAATCGAATTAAAAAACGCACCTTGATTATCGGAGCGGGTGCGGGAGGGCATATGGCCGTCCGTCAGCTGAATAAGAATGCAGATACTGACTTGATGCCTGTAGCCTATATCGATGACGATCCGAAGAAATTCCGGCTTCAATATTTCGGAATACCGGTTGTCGGCGATTCGACAACCATCAAACAGGCGGTTGAAAGCTATAAAATCGATAACATCATCATTGCAATCCCGTCCTTATCGAAACAGGACTTAAAGAGAATCTTTGATGAATGCGCCAAAACAGCAGCAAAGACGCAGATCATGCCGATGATTGAAGATATCATCTCCGGCAAGGTATCCGTCAATCAATTCCGTGATGTCCAAGTGGAGGACCTTCTTGGAAGGGAGCCGGTCAAGCTTGATATCGAAAGCATCTCGGAGTACGTAACCGGCAAGACCATCCTTGTAACGGGAGCAGGCGGTTCCATCGGTTCGGAGATCTGCCGTCAGATTTCCCGCTTCAACCCGAAGAAGCTATTGCTTTTAGGACATGGAGAAAACAGCATCTATGGAATCGATATGGAGCTGAGAGGACTGAAGCTTGAAGAGATCGAAATCATCCCTGTCATTGCAGATGTCCAGGACCGAGACCGTATCTTTGAAATTGTTGAAAGGCACCGTCCGGATGTTGTCTATCATGCAGCTGCCCATAAGCATGTGCCGTTGATGGAATATAATCCGAAAGAAGCTGTCAAAAACAATGTCATCGGAACACGGAACGTCGCAGAAGCAGCCGACACGTTCGGTGTAGAGACATTTGTGCTTGTATCATCAGATAAAGCTGTGAATCCAACGAACGTAATGGGTTCCACAAAGCGCATTGCTGAAATGGTTATCCAAAACCTAGACAAGCACAGCTCGACTAAGTATGTCGCTGTTCGATTCGGGAATGTACTCGGCAGCCGCGGCAGCGTTATTCCATTGTTCAAAAAGCAAATTCAGACAGGCGGTCCGGTTACAGTAACTCATCCGGATATGACGAGGTACTTCATGACCATACCGGAAGCGTCGAGACTCGTACTTCAGGCAGGTGCACTAGCTCGTGGAGGAGAAGTCTTTGTCCTCGATATGGGAGAGCCGGTCAAGATTGTCGATCTAGCGAAAAACTTGATTCAACTGTCAGGCTATACAATAGAAGAAATCGGAATCAAATTCGCCGGAATCCGCCCTGGTGAGAAGATGTTCGAAGAGCTTCTTGGGGAAAATGAAGTTCATCAGAAACCGGTATTTCCGAAGATTTTCATTGGGAAAACAGTGGAGTTCAATTATTCAACAGTTAATCACTTGATTGATTCATTTTTAGAAATGGAACCAGAACGGTTGAAAGAAATAGTCTTAGGCATGGCCAATAAAAAGGAAATCGATTTATTGAATCATGTGTAA
- a CDS encoding sugar transferase, translating to MYMKVKRLIDILLSFIGLIVLSPIFLILIIAIKLDSRGPVLFKQKRIGINKTHFNILKFRTMRIDTPKDTPTHLLDNPDQYITKMGKFLRKTSLDELPQIWNIFVGQMSIIGPRPALWNQYDLITERDKYGANDVPPGITGWAQINGRDELPIEVKANLDGEYVEKISLLMDVKCFFGTIVSVVKSDGVVEGGTGVTSKKEVASAKERISK from the coding sequence ATGTATATGAAAGTCAAAAGACTAATAGATATTCTTCTTTCCTTTATTGGACTTATTGTTTTATCACCTATTTTCTTAATCCTCATTATTGCTATTAAACTTGATTCTAGAGGCCCTGTTCTGTTCAAACAAAAGCGTATTGGAATCAATAAGACACATTTCAATATATTGAAGTTTCGTACAATGAGAATAGATACGCCTAAGGACACTCCCACTCATTTGTTAGATAACCCGGATCAATACATTACTAAAATGGGTAAGTTCTTGAGGAAAACTTCACTAGATGAACTTCCACAAATCTGGAATATCTTTGTTGGTCAGATGAGTATCATTGGTCCGAGACCAGCGCTTTGGAACCAGTATGATTTAATAACTGAACGAGATAAATATGGGGCCAATGATGTACCACCTGGCATAACTGGTTGGGCTCAGATCAATGGTAGAGATGAGCTTCCTATTGAGGTGAAAGCGAATTTGGATGGGGAGTACGTTGAAAAGATTAGTCTGTTGATGGATGTAAAGTGCTTCTTTGGCACCATCGTTAGTGTTGTAAAAAGTGACGGTGTTGTTGAAGGTGGTACGGGAGTGACTAGTAAGAAGGAAGTAGCAAGTGCTAAGGAGCGCATTTCAAAATGA
- a CDS encoding YveK family protein: MEETISLKELMATLRKRMILILSLTVIAAVISGIMSFYILTPIYQASTQLLVNQSKDQQNGMYNMSEVQTNLQLINTYNVIMKSPVILEKVIENLDLDMTVSQLTSKINVASEKDSQVVNITVQDADAALAADIANGTALVFQKEIVNIMNVDNVSILSKAVVAEDPSPIKPKPLLNIAIAVVVGLMAGVGIAFLLEYLDNTIKTEQDVEKLLGLPVLGAISKIESDELNEEEIKANRRSRVKGGKVLGS; the protein is encoded by the coding sequence ATGGAAGAAACAATTAGTTTAAAAGAGTTGATGGCCACATTACGCAAACGAATGATTTTAATCCTATCCTTGACCGTTATTGCTGCGGTTATCAGTGGGATTATGAGCTTTTATATACTGACTCCGATTTACCAGGCTTCTACCCAGCTTCTAGTGAATCAGTCCAAAGATCAGCAAAATGGCATGTACAATATGAGTGAAGTTCAAACTAATCTTCAATTAATCAATACATATAATGTCATCATGAAGAGTCCGGTCATATTAGAAAAAGTAATTGAAAATCTGGATTTGGATATGACAGTAAGTCAGTTAACTTCCAAAATTAACGTGGCCAGCGAGAAGGATTCGCAAGTGGTGAATATCACAGTCCAAGATGCGGATGCAGCATTGGCAGCGGACATAGCCAACGGAACTGCACTTGTCTTCCAAAAAGAAATCGTGAATATAATGAATGTCGACAACGTAAGCATCTTATCGAAAGCTGTCGTAGCTGAGGATCCTTCCCCCATCAAACCAAAACCGTTGTTGAACATTGCTATCGCTGTTGTAGTGGGATTGATGGCTGGGGTAGGTATAGCTTTCTTGCTGGAATACTTGGATAACACTATCAAGACAGAGCAGGATGTCGAGAAGTTACTCGGACTTCCTGTATTGGGCGCAATCTCTAAGATTGAATCCGATGAATTGAATGAGGAAGAAATAAAAGCAAACCGCCGCAGCCGTGTAAAAGGAGGGAAAGTACTTGGCTCTTAA
- a CDS encoding glycosyltransferase family 4 protein, with protein MKKKKVLLVATVVKAHIMVFHIPFLKWFKENGYETYVCAKNDYENKEECVIPYCDIYYDLPFERSPIKKNNFNTYKQLKQIIDSNEFDIIHCHTPMGGVLARIAARNTRRDNTKVFYTAHGFHFYKGAPITNWLLYYPVERWLARYTDVLITINKEDYSRAQKFKAKHIEYVPGVGIDTHKFSEILVNKTKKRNEIGIPKDSIIVLSVGELNKNKNHETIIRAIAKLGNPNIYYVICGEGLLKNHLKKLVKELGLEEQVRLFGYRTDIAEISQVSDIFAFPSFREGLSLSLMEAMCSGLPVVCSRIRGNSDLIQDGSGGYLLEPDNIEGFSNAIKKLEQNTSQREVMGEYNNRLILAFDINNVINDMEKIYSEV; from the coding sequence ATGAAAAAGAAAAAAGTATTGTTAGTAGCTACTGTTGTAAAAGCTCATATTATGGTGTTCCATATTCCTTTTTTAAAATGGTTTAAAGAGAATGGATATGAGACATATGTTTGTGCAAAAAATGATTATGAAAACAAAGAAGAATGTGTCATACCATATTGCGACATTTATTATGACCTTCCTTTTGAAAGGTCGCCAATTAAAAAAAATAATTTTAACACCTATAAACAGCTAAAACAAATAATAGATTCGAATGAATTTGATATTATTCATTGTCATACACCAATGGGCGGAGTTCTGGCAAGAATAGCAGCACGTAACACAAGAAGGGATAACACTAAGGTCTTCTATACTGCCCATGGATTTCATTTTTATAAAGGTGCACCTATTACAAATTGGTTATTATATTATCCAGTTGAGAGATGGTTAGCGAGATATACAGATGTACTTATTACTATTAATAAAGAAGATTATAGTAGGGCCCAGAAATTTAAAGCTAAACATATAGAGTATGTTCCTGGTGTTGGAATAGATACTCATAAATTCAGTGAGATACTAGTAAATAAAACAAAAAAACGCAATGAAATTGGGATTCCAAAGGATAGTATAATCGTTCTTTCTGTTGGAGAGTTGAATAAGAATAAAAATCATGAAACCATTATTAGAGCTATAGCGAAATTAGGTAACCCTAATATTTATTACGTAATATGTGGAGAAGGCCTGCTAAAAAACCACCTAAAAAAACTAGTTAAGGAACTAGGATTGGAGGAGCAAGTAAGGTTATTTGGGTATCGAACAGATATAGCTGAAATTAGTCAAGTTTCAGATATTTTCGCGTTCCCTTCATTCCGTGAGGGATTATCACTGTCTCTAATGGAAGCTATGTGCTCGGGACTACCAGTGGTTTGTTCGAGAATTAGAGGAAATAGTGATTTAATTCAAGATGGTAGTGGGGGTTACTTACTAGAGCCAGATAATATTGAAGGCTTCTCGAATGCTATTAAAAAATTAGAGCAGAATACTTCTCAAAGAGAGGTTATGGGTGAATATAATAATAGATTAATATTGGCATTCGATATAAATAATGTAATTAATGATATGGAGAAAATATATTCAGAGGTGTAA
- a CDS encoding CpsD/CapB family tyrosine-protein kinase — translation MALKKQKKSSLLNTKRKLIAKLSPKSPISEQYRTIRTNIQFSSVDRPLRSLMITSSGPAEGKSTTTANLAVVFAQQGKKVLLTDADLRKPTVHYTFGMMNTVGLTNVLSKQTTLTEAIQSSDVDNLDILASGPIPPNPAELLSSGSMENFLANVYERYDIVLFDTPPVTAVTDAQVLANQCDGTILVISSGSTENEQAIKAKDLLEASKTKLIGVVLNNKKMNNSQYYYYYGSK, via the coding sequence TTGGCTCTTAAAAAACAAAAAAAATCATCATTATTAAATACTAAGCGAAAGCTCATTGCGAAATTAAGCCCTAAATCCCCAATCTCAGAGCAGTACCGAACAATCCGGACGAATATCCAGTTTTCATCAGTAGACAGGCCGCTGCGATCCTTGATGATAACGTCATCGGGGCCGGCAGAAGGGAAATCGACCACAACGGCTAACCTTGCCGTCGTCTTTGCACAGCAAGGGAAGAAAGTCTTGCTCACAGACGCAGACCTACGCAAACCGACCGTTCATTATACATTTGGCATGATGAACACAGTTGGTCTGACAAACGTCCTTTCGAAGCAGACCACTTTGACAGAAGCCATCCAGTCATCAGATGTCGATAATCTGGACATCCTGGCCAGTGGACCAATTCCGCCTAACCCAGCTGAGCTTTTGAGTTCCGGATCAATGGAGAATTTCCTGGCGAATGTTTATGAAAGGTATGATATCGTCCTTTTTGATACACCTCCAGTAACTGCAGTGACGGATGCCCAAGTTCTTGCTAATCAATGTGATGGAACAATTCTGGTCATTTCCAGTGGATCGACGGAAAATGAGCAGGCAATTAAGGCAAAAGATTTATTAGAAGCGTCAAAAACGAAATTGATCGGTGTAGTTTTAAACAATAAGAAAATGAATAACTCTCAATATTATTATTATTACGGGTCAAAATAG
- a CDS encoding CDP-glycerol glycerophosphotransferase family protein: MKIIKYFKPLYIIYYWAGSLILNLIKFMVKPDDKLVLFISFGGKKFDDSPREIYDEMIKDNRFKNYKLVWAFHNPGDFIIPRGRKAKTDSFKYFITALKAQCWITNSRVERGLSFKGKNTFYFNTWHGTPIKKMGMDISNGNKSFGTKAKWNVDIMTSQSKYEADIFSRVFNIDREKFLVCGLPRNDSLAKATAKTKKEMMQKIGLPLDKKVILYAPTFREYERDNQLNCVIAPPIDFDKWKREIGSEYIVLLRAHYEVAEVLNVKADNGFVYDVSNYPVLNDLMIASDLLISDYSSIFFDYSILDRPMLCYAYDYENYVDRRGLYFDIRESLPGGTINENELLELIKDLPYKNVMKLVRDFRSFYVQSYGNGTKVSLDTIYKNINSE, translated from the coding sequence ATGAAGATTATAAAATATTTTAAGCCATTATATATAATTTATTATTGGGCTGGTTCACTTATATTAAACCTTATTAAGTTTATGGTTAAGCCAGACGATAAGCTGGTTCTTTTTATCAGTTTTGGTGGAAAGAAATTTGATGATAGCCCAAGGGAAATATATGATGAGATGATTAAAGATAATCGTTTTAAAAACTATAAATTAGTTTGGGCTTTTCACAATCCAGGTGATTTTATAATTCCAAGAGGAAGAAAAGCAAAAACTGATTCATTTAAGTATTTTATTACGGCTTTAAAGGCACAATGTTGGATTACTAATTCTAGGGTAGAACGGGGGTTAAGTTTCAAAGGGAAGAACACCTTCTATTTCAACACCTGGCATGGAACGCCAATTAAAAAAATGGGAATGGATATTTCTAATGGGAATAAATCATTCGGGACAAAGGCTAAATGGAATGTTGATATAATGACTTCGCAAAGTAAGTATGAAGCTGATATTTTTTCAAGAGTCTTTAATATAGATAGGGAGAAATTTTTGGTATGCGGTTTGCCAAGAAATGATAGTTTGGCAAAAGCTACTGCTAAGACCAAGAAGGAAATGATGCAGAAAATAGGATTACCTTTAGATAAGAAAGTAATCCTTTATGCACCTACCTTTCGGGAATATGAAAGAGACAACCAGCTTAATTGCGTGATTGCTCCTCCAATTGATTTTGATAAATGGAAAAGGGAAATTGGCAGTGAGTATATCGTTTTACTTCGTGCGCATTACGAAGTGGCAGAAGTATTGAATGTAAAAGCTGATAATGGATTTGTGTATGATGTATCTAACTATCCAGTATTGAATGACCTAATGATAGCATCCGATTTATTAATCTCGGATTATTCTAGTATTTTCTTTGATTACTCGATATTAGATAGACCTATGCTTTGCTATGCATACGACTATGAAAATTATGTCGATAGACGTGGATTGTACTTTGATATTAGAGAATCATTGCCTGGTGGAACAATTAACGAGAATGAACTATTAGAGTTAATTAAGGACTTACCATATAAAAATGTGATGAAGTTAGTGAGGGACTTTCGCAGCTTCTACGTTCAGAGTTATGGAAATGGAACAAAAGTTTCTTTAGATACTATTTATAAAAATATTAATTCAGAATGA
- a CDS encoding type II secretion system protein, which yields MNRGKWIICRNGNDRGFTLIELLAVIVVLGIVMSIAVLSYSSIIEKSEKDVCHLNRVTVEKDYRQYLTLEGEDTSEVLFAEFLRQYDRDLCPGRGEFVYEEGAVICSVHSEVVPEEDGDVGDGVPYL from the coding sequence GTGAATAGGGGTAAGTGGATTATTTGTAGAAATGGTAATGATAGGGGATTTACATTAATCGAATTGTTAGCCGTGATTGTGGTATTGGGAATTGTTATGTCGATTGCGGTGTTATCTTACTCTTCTATTATTGAAAAATCGGAAAAGGATGTTTGTCATCTTAATCGAGTGACAGTGGAGAAGGACTATCGTCAATATTTAACTTTGGAGGGTGAAGATACTTCTGAGGTTTTGTTTGCTGAATTTTTGAGGCAATATGATAGAGATTTGTGTCCTGGTCGTGGGGAGTTTGTTTATGAGGAGGGTGCTGTTATTTGTAGTGTACACTCTGAAGTTGTTCCTGAAGAGGATGGTGATGTGGGAGATGGCGTGCCTTATTTGTAG
- the tagD gene encoding glycerol-3-phosphate cytidylyltransferase, with product MKRVITYGTFDLLHYGHINLLRRAKALGDYLIVALSTDEFNSEQKGKNTYFTYEERKKLLEAIRYVDLVIPEKNWDQKVKDVQEYRVDTFVMGDDWKDKFNFLEDSCEVVYLQRTPEISTTKIKKDLLILKS from the coding sequence ATGAAAAGAGTAATAACATACGGTACTTTTGATTTGTTACATTATGGCCATATAAACTTGTTGCGTAGAGCTAAGGCATTAGGTGATTATCTGATTGTTGCATTATCTACAGATGAATTTAACAGCGAGCAAAAGGGCAAAAATACTTATTTCACCTATGAAGAAAGAAAAAAATTGTTAGAAGCTATTAGATACGTAGATTTGGTAATACCTGAAAAAAATTGGGACCAGAAGGTTAAAGATGTCCAAGAATATAGAGTTGATACATTTGTAATGGGTGATGACTGGAAAGATAAGTTTAACTTTTTAGAAGATTCTTGTGAGGTGGTCTACTTACAAAGAACGCCCGAGATATCTACGACTAAGATAAAGAAAGACTTATTAATATTAAAGAGTTAG
- the galU gene encoding UTP--glucose-1-phosphate uridylyltransferase GalU, whose protein sequence is MQRVRKAIIPAAGLGTRFLPATKAQPKEMLPIVDKPTIQYIIEEAVASGIEDIIIVTGRGKRAIEDHFDKSYELEETLAKKGKLEQLAEVQGISKLANIHYIRQKEPLGLGHAIACASRFIGDEPFAVLLGDDIVHSPEKPCLKQLIDVYSRYNSSVIGVKQVPEEDVSKYGVISISNNGMDQGIFHIDDLVEKPKKEVAPSNYAIMGRYILRPEIFEILENQTPGAGGEIQLTDAIKKLNEMQMVVGCEFDGVRHDVGDKFGFIKATLDFALEREDLRGQVLEYLKRVLEEEDVIVK, encoded by the coding sequence ATGCAAAGAGTAAGAAAAGCCATCATTCCGGCAGCAGGGCTTGGGACAAGGTTCCTGCCTGCTACCAAGGCGCAGCCGAAGGAAATGCTGCCGATCGTCGATAAGCCGACAATTCAATATATCATTGAAGAGGCTGTTGCTTCTGGAATTGAAGATATCATCATCGTTACGGGACGGGGAAAGCGTGCGATTGAGGATCACTTTGATAAGTCTTATGAGCTCGAAGAAACATTGGCGAAAAAGGGGAAGCTTGAGCAGCTGGCAGAGGTTCAAGGGATTTCGAAGTTGGCTAACATTCACTATATACGTCAAAAAGAGCCGCTTGGTTTAGGGCATGCGATTGCATGTGCCAGCCGATTTATCGGTGACGAGCCATTTGCGGTATTGCTTGGGGATGATATTGTTCATTCTCCGGAAAAGCCTTGCTTGAAGCAGTTGATTGATGTATACAGCCGCTATAACTCCTCCGTCATTGGAGTCAAGCAGGTTCCGGAAGAAGATGTTTCGAAGTATGGTGTGATTTCTATCAGCAATAATGGAATGGATCAAGGTATCTTCCATATTGATGATTTGGTGGAGAAGCCTAAGAAAGAAGTTGCACCTTCTAACTATGCCATTATGGGGCGGTATATATTGCGACCGGAGATTTTTGAGATTTTAGAGAACCAGACACCGGGAGCTGGTGGAGAGATACAGCTGACTGATGCTATTAAGAAGTTGAATGAAATGCAGATGGTTGTTGGGTGTGAGTTTGATGGGGTAAGGCATGATGTTGGGGATAAGTTTGGGTTTATTAAGGCTACTTTGGATTTTGCTTTGGAGAGGGAGGATCTGAGGGGGCAGGTTTTGGAGTACTTGAAGAGGGTTTTGGAAGAGGAAGATGTTATTGTGAAGTAG
- a CDS encoding tyrosine-protein phosphatase — MIDLHCHILPGLDDGAADLEASLLMAKKAEEEGIHTIIATPHHKNEKYVNPKESVLEEAAKLNDYLKEQRVDIEILAGQEVRVFGEIMEEYESGDILTLADRTPFILIEFPSGHVPRYAEKLLYDLQLKGLMPIIVHPERNQELMENPDLLYKLVKNGAFTQVTAGSVAGKFGKKIQRFSAQLIAANLTHFVASDAHNNTTRGFYMAEAYSRIKKQFGTDVEYLFQENPYLLFEGKSVLKEMPERVGKKKFLGIF; from the coding sequence ATGATTGATTTGCATTGTCATATACTTCCAGGGTTGGACGATGGAGCAGCAGATCTGGAAGCAAGCTTGCTGATGGCTAAAAAAGCAGAAGAGGAAGGCATTCATACGATCATCGCCACTCCCCATCATAAGAACGAAAAGTATGTGAATCCGAAAGAATCCGTCCTTGAAGAAGCAGCAAAACTCAATGACTATCTTAAGGAACAGAGAGTCGATATAGAGATCCTTGCGGGCCAGGAAGTCAGAGTATTCGGAGAAATCATGGAGGAATACGAGAGTGGGGACATCCTCACGCTTGCTGACAGAACGCCATTCATTCTGATTGAGTTTCCATCCGGACATGTCCCGAGATATGCGGAAAAGCTCTTATACGATCTCCAGTTGAAAGGGCTCATGCCAATCATTGTTCATCCGGAGCGTAATCAAGAACTGATGGAGAATCCAGATCTCCTTTATAAATTGGTAAAAAACGGTGCATTCACACAAGTTACGGCAGGAAGCGTGGCCGGTAAATTCGGAAAGAAAATCCAAAGGTTTTCTGCTCAGCTTATCGCCGCGAATTTGACGCATTTTGTTGCATCGGACGCCCACAATAATACTACCCGGGGCTTTTATATGGCAGAAGCCTACAGCCGGATTAAGAAGCAGTTCGGAACAGATGTGGAATATCTATTTCAGGAAAATCCATATCTTTTATTTGAAGGCAAAAGTGTACTCAAAGAAATGCCTGAAAGGGTTGGGAAGAAGAAATTCCTAGGAATCTTTTAA
- a CDS encoding NAD-dependent epimerase/dehydratase family protein — translation MKKILITGKSSYVGTSLQKWLANYPDKYLLDSISLRSESWKDKDFSKYDAVVCVAGIAHIKETKENASLYYKVNRDLAYEVAQKAKFEGVKQFIFLSSMSVYGIESGVIDKSSPLKPKSNYGKSKLQAEELIKPLESNEFKLAIIRPPMIYGKGCKGNYSRLGSLALKIPIFPRIENMRSMIYIDNLSEFIRFIIDDSNSGLFFPQNADYVCTSEMVEMIAELHGTKIRMTKSFNFFIRLIRISTVKKIFGNLVYDKQIDEYKNRYTIYDFETSIRLTEK, via the coding sequence ATGAAAAAAATACTAATAACAGGGAAAAGTAGCTATGTAGGAACTAGTTTGCAAAAATGGCTTGCAAATTATCCAGATAAATATTTATTAGATTCAATTAGTTTAAGAAGTGAATCGTGGAAGGACAAAGACTTCTCTAAATATGATGCTGTAGTTTGTGTAGCGGGTATAGCGCATATAAAGGAAACAAAGGAAAATGCATCTCTTTATTACAAGGTGAACCGTGATTTAGCTTACGAAGTTGCTCAAAAGGCAAAATTTGAAGGCGTTAAACAGTTCATATTTCTTAGTTCCATGAGTGTTTATGGGATTGAGAGTGGTGTGATCGATAAAAGCTCTCCTCTTAAACCTAAAAGTAATTATGGTAAATCTAAGCTACAAGCCGAGGAGTTAATAAAACCTCTAGAGAGTAATGAGTTTAAGCTAGCAATTATTCGTCCTCCAATGATATATGGTAAAGGTTGTAAAGGTAACTATTCCAGATTAGGAAGTCTCGCACTAAAGATTCCCATATTTCCAAGAATAGAGAATATGCGTAGTATGATTTATATTGATAATCTAAGTGAATTTATACGATTCATAATAGATGATTCTAACTCTGGTTTATTCTTCCCCCAGAATGCTGACTATGTCTGTACGTCAGAAATGGTTGAAATGATAGCAGAATTACACGGTACTAAGATAAGAATGACAAAATCATTTAATTTTTTCATAAGACTAATTAGGATTAGCACAGTAAAGAAGATTTTTGGTAACTTGGTATATGATAAGCAAATAGATGAATACAAAAATAGATATACAATTTATGATTTTGAGACATCTATAAGATTAACGGAGAAATGA